The following proteins are encoded in a genomic region of Nicotiana sylvestris chromosome 4, ASM39365v2, whole genome shotgun sequence:
- the LOC138890315 gene encoding uncharacterized protein, with translation MHATDTEAVELAAYQLKDVANTWYETWEESRGEDADPATWKDFADVFLEHFLPIEVLEAKALEFERLRQNDISVNEYYLKFVSLAKYAPKMVREMRARVRRFVLGLSDDLFADANIAAQNNDMTITKIVAFVQGNENRLKEEERLRREKEREFSKRAKSAGNFNYGGSQAGGNHQFFKKSKSGPAPSSASAPVPRSKFNKKNQNFRTVDSQSQASVGYRVPGYPICNTCGKRHPGLCRLGTNDCFGCGQQGHFLRDCPSAKQNNGGNAAQSTNSAAHHNSQALQGRGAAKSNNAGGGRNRLYALADHLGSTLSYVTPYIAKKFGIEPEKLCEPFEVSTPVGESVIVRCIYKGCPVKVHHRLTVADLVELEMLDFDVIMDMDWLESCYAKVGCRTKIVSFEFPGELVLEWKGDVVAPRGRFISYIKARKMISKGYIYHVVRVKDTDAQIPTLQSVPIVNEFPEVFPEDLPGIPPDREIDFGIDLLPGTKPISILPYRMAPAELKELKVQLKDLLDKGFIRPSVSPWGAPILFVRKKDGSLRMCIDFRQLNKVTIKNKYPLPRIDDLFDQLQGA, from the exons ATGCATGCTACAGACACTGAGGCAGTAGAGCTTGCTGCGTACCAGCTGAAGGATGTTGCCAACACGTGGTATGAAACATGGGAAGAGTCCCGAGGGGAGGATGCAGATCCTGCGACTTGGAAGGATTTTGCAGATGTGTTCCTTGAGCACTTTCTACCCATTGAGGTCTTGGAAGCTAAGGCTTTGGAGTTTGAGAGACTCAGACAGAATGATATTAGTGTGAATGAGTACTACCTCAAGTTCGTCTCTCTGGCCAAGTATGCTCCGAAAATGGTACGTGAAATGAGGGCCAGAGTTAGGCGGTTTGTGTTGGGGCTTTCAGATGATTTGTTTGCTGATGCTAATATAGCTGCTCAGAATAATGACATGACCATCACTAAGATAGTTGCCTTTGTTCAAGGGAATGAAAACAGGTTGAAGGAAGAAGAGCGGCTACGGAGAGAGAAGGAGAGGGAATTCAGCAAGAGAGCTAAGTCTGCAGGAAATTTCAACTATGGGGGATCTCAAGCAGGAGGCAATCACCAGTTtttcaagaaatcaaaatcaGGACCTGCTCCATCTTCAGCTAGTGCACCGGTTCCGAGGTCGAAGTTTaacaagaaaaaccaaaatttcagAACAGTAGACTCGCAGTCACAGGCTAGTGTGGGCTACAGAGTCCCTGGTTACCCTATTTGCAACACGTGTGGTAAGAGGCACCCAGGGTTGTGTCGTTTGGGCACAAATGATTGCTTTGGGTGCGGTCAGCAGGGCCACTTCTTGAGGGATTGTCCATCAGCAAAACAGAACAATGGAGGCAATGCAGCTCAGTCCACTAATTCAGCAGCCCATCATAACTCTCAGGCCCTACAAGGGCGCGGTGCAGCAAAGTCTAATAATGCAGGCGGTGGTCGAAACCGCTTGTATGCACTGGCAGACC ATCTGGGATCCACCCTATCTTATGTAACCCCATATATTGCAAAGAaatttgggatagaaccagaAAAGTTGTGTGAACCCTTTGAAGTGTCCACTCCAGTTGGAGAATCAGTTATAGTAAGGTGTATCTATAAGGGATGTCCAGTCAAAGTGCATCATCGTCTTACTGTAGCAGACTTAGTAGAATTGGAGATGTTAGACTTCGATGTGATCATGGACATGGATTGGTTAGAGTCATGTTATGCCAAAGTGGGTTGTAGAACCAAAATAGTAAGTTTTGAATTTCCCGGTGAACTAGTCTTAGAATGGAAGGGTGATGTAGTAGCTCCTaggggtaggtttatttcctatattAAAGCCAGAAAGATGATCTCTAAGGGATATATCTATCACGTGGTTCGAGTTAAGGATACAGATGCTCAGATCCCTACTCTCCAGTCGGTACCAATTGTAAATGAGTTTCCAGAAGTGTTTCCCGAAGATCTCCCTGGAATTCCTCCCGATAGagagattgactttggaattgatCTACTTCCAGGCACTAAGCCAATATCTATTCTGCCTTATAGAATGGctccagcagagttgaaagagttaaaagtCCAGTTAAAGGACCTTCTAGATAAGGGATTTATAAGGccaagtgtctcaccttggggcgcACCGATCTTGTTTGTCCGAAAGAAGGATGGGTCAttgcgtatgtgcattgactttcgtcagttgaataaagtcaccatcaagaacaagtaccctcttCCCAGaatagatgatttatttgatcaacttcagggtgcctaG